The following proteins come from a genomic window of Chelmon rostratus isolate fCheRos1 chromosome 23, fCheRos1.pri, whole genome shotgun sequence:
- the LOC121626725 gene encoding uncharacterized protein LOC121626725: MRSLALLTAFLLCRLSWISVWGSESQTVEARPDEEVTLLCSNISVHPTQTDWFRLSGRTKPHCISSMYTSDGKASLCDGIQNGKFQMSSNGSSVFLKIQPVDFSDSGLYFCGFYIGGHTVIVTATHLNVQGDGESDDEVDFNSEIEEPVGLTNLMSVSLVALTVLLTVVIIVLAGKIRKLQTAVNEEAQSERNKNLRSDNVKFLPKTTRSRRPASEGGVETHVIYAACR, from the exons ATGAGGAGCCTCGCTTTGCTAACAGCTTTCCTTCTCTGCAGACTCA GCTGGATCTCTGTGTGGGGATCTGAGTCTCAGACTGTGGAGGCTCGGCCCGATGAAGAAGTCACACTGCTGTGCTCCAACATTTCCGTCCATCCGACTCAGACAGACTGGTTCAGGCTGAGCGGCAGAACCAAACCCCACTGCATCTCCTCTATGTACACGTCTGATGGCAAAGCTTCACTCTGTGACGGAATTCAAAACGGAAAATTTCAAATGAGCTCCAACGGCAGCTCAGTTTTTCTGAAAATCCAGCCAGTGGATTTCTCTGACTCTGGACTGTATTTCTGTGGATTTTACATCGGCGGACACACGGTCATTGTCACTGCAACGCATTTAAACGTTCAAG GTGATGGTGAATCTGATGATGAAGTGGATTTTAACAGTGAAA TCGAGGAGCCTGTTGGATTGACAAACCTCATGAGTGTGAGCCTGGTCGCTCTGACTGTTCTCCTCACTGTAGTCATCATTGTTCTGGCTGGTAAAATCAGGAAACTTCAGACAG CTGTGAATGAAGAAGcacagtcagagagaaacaag AATCTGCGCTCCGATAATGTGAAGTTCCTTCCAAAGACAACAAGAAGCAGGAGGCCTGCGTcagagggaggagtggagaCTCACGTTATTTATGCTGCCTGCAGAtaa